Within Mycobacterium heckeshornense, the genomic segment TGATTGTCGTGGACCATCGATTGGAAGTCATTGACACCGGGGGTCGGCCCGTGCTGTCACGCGACAGCTTGGCCCAAGACTGCGAACGCAGCGACTCGCTGCCGGCGGTGACGCTGGACCGCGCCGACCCGGTGACGGTCATCTTCACCAGCGGAACCACGGGCGCACCCAAGGGGGCGGTGTTCGACGCAGCAAATTTGGCGGCCGGCGCAGAATCGGCGGGTGTGATGAGCGCGCCGTACGACCGGCGGCTGACGTCGACGCCGTTTGCGCATGCTGGCTATATGTTCAAGCTGTGGGACCAGCTGGTGTGGGGCACCACCCTGGTGATTCCGCCGGTTCCGTGGTCGGCGTCGGCCATGCTCTCGACCCTGTGTGACGAGCACATCACCGTCGCGGGTGCGGTGCCGACCCAATGGGCCAAGCTGCTGGAGGTCCCAGACGTGTGCGCGGATGTGCTGCCGGACTTGCGGATTGGGGTCGCGGCGACCTCGCCTGCACCGCCGGATCTGGTGCGTGCCGTGGCAGAGCGGCTCGGCGTTGCGCTGGTCGTGCGTTATGCGATGACGGAATGCCCGACCATCTGTGGCACCGAGCCCGATGATCCGCCCGACGTTCAATCCCACACCGTCGGCCGCCCGGCAGCGGGAATGGCAGTGCGGGTCGCCGACGACGGTGTCATCGAGGTGAGCGGGCCGTGCGTGATGCGCGGCTACTGGCGCAATCCCCAGCTAACCGCAGCGCTGCTGCGAGAGGGTTGGCTGAGAACGGGCGATGTGGGATTTATCCGCGACGACGGCAATCTGTCAATCGTAGGGCGCAGCGATGACATGTACATCCGCGGCGGTTACAACATCCATCCGGTGGAGGTGGAGCGGGTGCTTGCGCAGCACCCCGGCGTGAAGGCGGCGGCGGTTATCGGACGTCCAGCGCCGGTCATCGGCGAGATCGGGGTGGCTTTCCTGGTGCCGACGGGTGATCCGCCGTCCCTGCCGGAGCTGCGCGCCTACGTCAAAGAGCAACTCGCTGACTACAAAGCACCGGATGAGCTCGTGGTCCTCGATGAACTCCCGTTAACGCCGATGCTGAAGGTGGATCGAGCTGCTTTGCGGGCGTTGGCTTCCCAGCAAGTGACAGCACGCGAGGGTCTTGATCCGCGCGCACCCACCGGAGATGTTTAAGCCCCGCAGTTGAACGGTCAGATCACCCCATGGATGGCTGTTGCGGTGTTAATGCGGGCCACAGCAGGCACGCTGGGGACTACAACTGCCGCAGGTAGTGCTCGACCAAATCGACCGCGCGCTGCGGGTAGGTTTGGGCGGTCTCGGTGTCGAGCCCGTCCCGCACAAGCAGCACCGCGAGCCGGTTGGTGATCAGCGACAGCACGAACGCCGCCAGCAGCTGGTAGTAGACGATGTCGCCGCCAAGCACGCCGCCGAAGTCCCGGTAGCGGCGCACGAACTCCGCGTCATCGGGGACGCCGGGCGGCCGGGTGAAGCCGAGCGACTCACAGAGAAACCGTTCAAACATAAGCCACCAGCCCACATCGATGTCGGGCGGTCCGGTGGTTGCAGTCTCCCAGTCGAACAACGCAAGCACCGAAAGATCTTCTGCGAAGCACATGTTTCCGACGCGTGCGTCGCCCCAGACGATGGTCTCGGCCTCGTCGTCCGGGGCGAAGTCGAGAATGACCGCTAGCGCGCGATTCAGCGTAGCGGTGCCGACACGCAGATCGTCGTGGCACCACTCGAACCAGCCGAACAAGTTGCGCAGGTACCGCTGCAGCGCTGTGGTACCCGTATCAGGCCCTGCCCGCAGGAACTGCAGGTCTCCGGGGTCGTCGATTCGGTGGACGTCGACTAGCGACCGAAGCGCGTTGTCGCAGAGCAGTTCTCGTTGACCCGCCGAAAGGTCGGCGGTCCACCCACGCTTGTGCCAGCTTGGCACGTCTGGCGGTACCCGGCCCTTCACGCGCTTCATCACATAACAAGGGGCCCCGAATACCGTCTCGTCGTATTCCACGCCGACGATGTACGGCACCGGAATTCCGTGCCGGCCCAATCGTCGCATCACTTCGGCCTGTCGTGGTGCGTTGGGAGTGGTGAACAATTGGTGATCATTGGCCTGGATCCGCAAGACCAGATCGTCGCTGTGCCGCCCCGCGGAATCGGCCCACGAGACGGTGAAAAAGAGTGTCTTACCCGAGTACCCGGCGTCCGGGGAGGTGAACTCAGAGATATCGAACGACGCCACACCGCCCGGCGCGATCCGCGGCGGAAGCCAGCAGCGCAGCCTGTCTCGAATGCGCACATGGTCAATGCCGCGATGTGACACGTATGCCATGGGACACCTGCCGTAAATTGAATACCACTGTCAGAATACCTGCATGACAGATTGCTTAACTGACCGGATACCGATTGGTGTCTACGCGCTGCCGGGACGCATCAGCGATCCGAGGCTGGCAATTGGGCAGGCGCAAGCGGCCCAACGACTGGGTATGTCGACGCTGTGGCTCAGCGAACGGTGGGGGACCAAGGACTTCGGCGTGCTTGTCGGCGCCATCAGTCAGGTGACGTCAACCATCCAGATTGCTTCGGGTATAACGCACTTCCAATCTCGTCATCCGGCGATGCTTGCCTCTCTGGCCATGACTGCTCAAGCGCTTTCGGGCGGCCGCGTGATCATCGGAGTCGGTCGATCGGTCGACGCCATGTGGGCCGCGGTGGGTCTGCCGCGGATGACCAATGCGTCGATCGTCGACTATGCCGACATTTTTCGGCGACTATGTCGGGGCGAGAGGGTGTGTTACGACGGTCCGGCTGGCACGTATCCGGCGCTGCGGCTCAACGACCTTCCCGATCAGCCGGCGCCACGATTGGTCTGGGCGGCGATCGGCCCGAAAGGCTTGGCGTTGGCTGGCAGCCACTTCGACGGCGTGCTGTTGCACCCCTTTCTCACACCAGAAGCGGTACGCCGCTCGGTGGAGCTGGTTCGAGTCGCCGAACGCGCAGCAGGCCGTCCGGCGGGCAGTGTCCGCGTCTACGCCACCGTGGTGGTCGCCTGCGAACTGCCTCCCGAGAAGGAGGTCGCGGTGGTGGGAGCCCGAGCGGTGACCTACTACCAGGTGCCCGGGTTCGGAGAGCAATTGGCCGCAGTCAACGGATGGGACCGAGAACAATTGGCGCTGCTGCGATCTCACCCCCGCTTGGTGGGGGTGAAGGGCTCGGCGGATTCCGTATTTACCCTGAAAGAACTCGTAGACGTCGCGTCGATGTTGCCGGCGGAATGGACCGCTAGCGCCGCCGCGATTGGCTCGGCGTCGGCGTGCGTCGAGGTTCTCGAGCGCTATCGCGACGCTGGCGCCGATGAGCTGGTGTTGCACGGCAGCACTCCCGAGCAGCTCGAACCGTTGTTT encodes:
- a CDS encoding class I adenylate-forming enzyme family protein; protein product: MPRPPLDPTCGDTRALLEAAAAVHGDRESYVEPGGRITFADWVGRARAVALQFAAAGVGKGDVVALWLPSGIDYATCYAAAAMIGAITTGLNPRLGPREIEAIVNQADPSLIVVDHRLEVIDTGGRPVLSRDSLAQDCERSDSLPAVTLDRADPVTVIFTSGTTGAPKGAVFDAANLAAGAESAGVMSAPYDRRLTSTPFAHAGYMFKLWDQLVWGTTLVIPPVPWSASAMLSTLCDEHITVAGAVPTQWAKLLEVPDVCADVLPDLRIGVAATSPAPPDLVRAVAERLGVALVVRYAMTECPTICGTEPDDPPDVQSHTVGRPAAGMAVRVADDGVIEVSGPCVMRGYWRNPQLTAALLREGWLRTGDVGFIRDDGNLSIVGRSDDMYIRGGYNIHPVEVERVLAQHPGVKAAAVIGRPAPVIGEIGVAFLVPTGDPPSLPELRAYVKEQLADYKAPDELVVLDELPLTPMLKVDRAALRALASQQVTAREGLDPRAPTGDV
- a CDS encoding phosphotransferase family protein, whose translation is MAYVSHRGIDHVRIRDRLRCWLPPRIAPGGVASFDISEFTSPDAGYSGKTLFFTVSWADSAGRHSDDLVLRIQANDHQLFTTPNAPRQAEVMRRLGRHGIPVPYIVGVEYDETVFGAPCYVMKRVKGRVPPDVPSWHKRGWTADLSAGQRELLCDNALRSLVDVHRIDDPGDLQFLRAGPDTGTTALQRYLRNLFGWFEWCHDDLRVGTATLNRALAVILDFAPDDEAETIVWGDARVGNMCFAEDLSVLALFDWETATTGPPDIDVGWWLMFERFLCESLGFTRPPGVPDDAEFVRRYRDFGGVLGGDIVYYQLLAAFVLSLITNRLAVLLVRDGLDTETAQTYPQRAVDLVEHYLRQL
- a CDS encoding TIGR03857 family LLM class F420-dependent oxidoreductase, coding for MTDCLTDRIPIGVYALPGRISDPRLAIGQAQAAQRLGMSTLWLSERWGTKDFGVLVGAISQVTSTIQIASGITHFQSRHPAMLASLAMTAQALSGGRVIIGVGRSVDAMWAAVGLPRMTNASIVDYADIFRRLCRGERVCYDGPAGTYPALRLNDLPDQPAPRLVWAAIGPKGLALAGSHFDGVLLHPFLTPEAVRRSVELVRVAERAAGRPAGSVRVYATVVVACELPPEKEVAVVGARAVTYYQVPGFGEQLAAVNGWDREQLALLRSHPRLVGVKGSADSVFTLKELVDVASMLPAEWTASAAAIGSASACVEVLERYRDAGADELVLHGSTPEQLEPLFRAPGCRR